Genomic segment of Bacteroidota bacterium:
GACAATGTTGGTCATCCGATTGCTTTTGGTGCAACAGGAGCAATCGAAGTTTACAGCGCAGGCACAACCATGACTTTTGGTGTGCCGTCGGATCAGGCAGTAATAGTTGGCAGATTCGAGGATGGCGGAGGTTTGCCTGTATTGTTTGCGTATGAGCAAGGTACTGCCATGGTTGCAAGTACGGCACCTGCGCGTCGGGCCGGCTTTTTCTTTGTTGAAGAGGGAGGTGCGCAAGCAGCTATAGACGGGCTGACGTTGTTCAACAACACGGTTTTGTGGCTTCTGGGGCGTGAAGGGGAAATAGCAGATGCCGTGTCGAACGAGGCGATTGATAAAAGCACTGCTGGACGAGTTGGACCAAATTACCCCAATCCTTTCAGCGGTGAGACCTGGATTCCGATTGATCTTTCCAGTCCTACCCAGCTCGTATTGGAGGTGTTTGATATGCTAGGCCGGCGGGTTGCACAGGTGGCAAATGCCACATATCCGGCGGGCGAGCATCGCATCCGATTTGAGCGAGATACGCTGCCAGCCGGCCTGTATTTTTATCGTCTTCAGTTGGGGGAGAGCGCCTATAGTGGTGCCATGACAATGCTTGAGTAGGTGCACCACGACCTAGATTGAGTAAAAAAGGGCAGCATCTCTATCCGAGATGCTGCCCTTTTTACGCTAGTGGGTCAAGTATCGGATTAATTGCCACCGTGATAGGCGCGAGATATTTCGTAACTATCTTCAAACCAGTTCCAGAGGATGACTTGACCGTCTTTCACTTTCACGCGGAGCGCCCAGGTGAATTCTTTGGTTTTTTGGTTGGACTTGGTGGCGAGGCCAACCATGGTGCCAAAGAAAGCTGCTGTATCGCCACCTGAAATGGCGTCTTCGGTCTTCCAGTCGAGCGTCTTCAGATTTTCACCAAAGAGCGGCATAAACTCTTCCAGGATGACGGTCTTGCCCACCCAATTGCCGATCCAGGGCAAGCTTGCGTCACCTTCGTTGTGCCAAACCATGTCGTCGTGCATCAGCCCCATCATGGTTTCCATGTCGCCTTTACCCATAGATTCCATAAAGCCCATGGCTACGTTCATGGTTTGATCTGCTTCGCTCACTGGCGGTGTGGCCGGCTTCAGTTGCTGCATGGCTGTTACCCAGTCTTCCACGTGATGCGTGCTTACAAACTGGCCGTCTTTCATGGTGTGCATGTCTATGGTCAAGATCTTGAAAGACTTGCTACCATCAGTAGGGACGCCCATAAAGTCGCCGTTTGGAGAACCCGTCGCTATACTTCTGACGATGTATACATCTCCTTCATTAACGATCTGCTGGGGCTCCCATTTCAGGTCGGGGATGATTTTCCAGAAAAACTCCAACTGTCCCATCAATTGTTCGCCGCCTTTCGAGTCGACGGAGCTGGAGGATTTGTAGCCTTCAGCTAAAACTGGTGTTAATACGGCAGTAGGGCGCGTTTCGTTATTTACGGTCAGCGCTTTCTCGTAAAAGGCCATGATCGAAGCTTTGTTTTTGATAACCTCAGCTTCACGAGCGTTTTGTTGTTCTACCACCATTTTGTCGGTTGTATGGCATCCCGTCAGGACAATCGCTACCAGGAGTAGGCAAGGCAGCAGGCGGGCACGCGTGTTTTTAATATTGAGCATGGTACTGTTTGTTTGGAATTCGAGTGGTTTTGGCCATCGCACCTGTTGATGTAATAGCCATCGATAGCTTACCATGCAGGGCAACCAAGCGAAAGGTAGTGATGTGGAAAAAGCAGTACGGTTGGGAAGGTGGTGGAATAAAAGCGTTGTTTTGTTAGATAAAGGCAGTATGAATTGGCCGTCGCTTGATGAGTAGGCCTGTGCTTTTTGTCTACGTCTGCTGTTTTTTATCGTCCTCTCCCTTTCGTCATCCCGAACTTGATCCGGGGTCCACAGGAATGACAATGCACACGGGCCTGATCGCCATCCGGGTGGATGCCCAATCGAGTTGGGCATGACGGAAAAGACTTGTGGCGAAAAGTAGCCCGACGCAGGGATGACTTCGTGCTAAATCGAGCGGCGTACTGCTGTACGGAAAGCGGATGGGGTTTGCGCTTGCCGGCGTTTAAAAAATTTGTTCAGGTTAGACGGGTCCTCGAAACCAAGCTTGTATGCAATCTCCTTAACCGACAGTTTCGAGTGGGCCAGTTGTCGTTTTATCTCCAGGAGCAGCCGGCGGTCTATGACGTCTTTGGGGGTGTGATCCAGGTGTTTCTTTGTAAGTGCGCCCAGCGACTTCGTAGATATATTGAGTACCTCTGCGTAAGCAATGGCTGTCCAATGATCCGTGTAATGCTGTTCGAGCAACTTACTGAATTCGATGAGCAGCGGCGGGCATGTCAGGCGCTGGTCATCAGCATTAGAAAGCTGGCCGAATCGCGCTGTCTTATGGATGATAATGCCTAATTGATGGCATACAATCGGCAGCCATTCGGAGTCGTTGGGGCCCTGGTATTCTTCAATAAGCCGGCTGATGTCAGGTTGCAAGGCTTGCGCATCTTGCAAGCGATAAGCTGACGAATTGATAGGGTCAAATAAAAAAGAAGCAATCGCCGTATCAAAATTCAGCAGGGCGCGCTGTAATACAGCTTCCTGGAAGACAATGAGATGGCCGTCAAACGTTTGTTGTGACGAAAACTGGTGGACCTGGTTTTTACCGATGATGATAAGCGTATCGGGTGCGACATCGTACGGTATAAAGTCGATGAGGTGCTGGCCTTTACCCTCGGTGACATACATCAAGACAAAAAAATCGAGCCGCTGGGGGAAAGACTGTGTGGCAAAACGGGCCTGGTGTCTTTGGTAGCGTTCATCGATTGTAATGATGTCAATTCCGTAGGGTCTATCCTCGGAGTGCCTGAATTTAAGGTCTACAATATCGCGTTTCATTGGAGCCGGCACGCTGAACTATCAAAATCCGGGTTGCCGCGTAAGCGGCGTACCCAAAATAAGATATCTCCGCTGTTTGTCCAGCGGCATGATGCAGCAGTGAAGTGCTGGATCAATGTGAAGGGGAAAGGTGGGGCTGATAGACAGCACTTTCTGCATGGGGTAAGGTAAACCAAAAGGTAGCGCCATTGCCGTGGGTGCTTTCTACGCCAACCTCGCCGCCATGGGCGTTAACAAGCTGTTTTACAATAAAAAGCCCCAGCCCGCTCGAATGCTCACCGCCGGTTGGTTTTGCACTGAGCTGTTGCATCTTGCCAAACACTTTTTGCTGGTCGTCTGTAGTCAACCCGGGCCCTTCGTCCCGTACAGCTACGCGGGTAACAGTTGAGTCCTCCAGATCCAACTGGGTTACTTCAATCCATACGTTAGCCCCCGAAGGGCTGTATTTTACAGCGTTGGATACGTAGTTATCCAAGACCCGTTGGATGGCGAGGGCATCAACGTTTACCGTAATCGATTCTTTGGCTACGTAATGGAGGTTGATGCCTTTGTTGCCGGCCTGCTTCATATTCCAGCGCACAACGGTTGTCACAAGGTCGCTGAGCGCTGTCTTTTCTAAACGTAACACGGGGGCTTCTCCCTGGCGGTGTTTATCCAGCAGGGCAATGATAATTTCGAGCATCCGCTCTGCTTCTTCTTTCAGGAGCGGGATGTTGTCTATTGTGCTTTCATAGGTGGCCTGAACGCCGGCTTCGATGTCTTGTATGATCATCTCAGCAAGACCAATAATACCGCCCAGCGGGTTCTTGAGATCGTGGGCTGTAATGCTCAAAATCTCTTTATTGGCAGCCAGCGCCTGCCGCAGCTTTGCTGTACGATTTTCTAGCGCAGTATTGGTTTGCTTGAGATCGGTATTGATTTGTTGTACTTCGTGGTAGGCATCCTCCAACGTAGCGTTCTGGGCTCTTATTTCTTCTGTTTGCTCTGCTACCAATTGGTTCAGGTATGCATTACGTGCCTTCAATCGTTGGGTTTGCAGCCTGTTGATTAACCAGATTGAAAGGCCAAGCGAACCCAGGCTAAGCAAGATCCAGAGTGCGTATGCCCATTGCGCACGGTACCAGGGTGGGAGAACCTTGAACGGAAAACTGGCTTTGTCACTGACAATGCCTACCGCGTTTTTGGCCTGTACATTAAACGTATACGATCCTTCCGGGAGGTTAGTGTATTCTTTGAAAGGCTCTGGCATCCAGTTACTCCAGCCCTGATCTGACCCCTGTAACCATACCCGGTAACGCACACGCTCTGGTTGATCATAGATTTGTGCAGCGTAGGAGAATCGGATGGCATTTTCCTGGTACGCGAAGATGTGATTTGTCCAATTAGAAACGAGTCCATTAAAGACCACGGAGTCGCTGCGTAGCGCAGACACTTCGCTTAGGAAAAGCGTAGGTTTTTGGTGCTGCGTGGCCATGCCGGCTTCATTGATTCGAACAACGCCCCTCAAATGTCCCAACCACACCGTGCCTGATGGTTCTTTGTTGTAGGTCCCTGCTTCAATGGCTTCGATACGTTCCGGTGCTGTATGCGCAGAAATTTGCAAATTCCCTGCTTCAGTTCCACGCACAACCCGGACCTGATCGTCTATCACTAACCATGCATTGCCATCACGATCCTGTCCCCAGTATTGGGCCTCCTGGTTGCCAGCTTGAACTTCTTTCTCAAAGTGGGGTTGGGCTGGGTTCTTGATGCCAAAGAGACCGTGTGGTGAGGCTGTGTAGAAGGTGTCGTCAATAAAGAAAAACTCCTGGACCCTGCCGTCGAGCTTGTCAAAATCGTGGTACAGATCCTCTTGCCAGGCTTCATCCTCAGGGGATACGTCAATGTGGTAAATCTGGGCTTCGTCCGATACAACCCATAAGCGGGTGCTGCCTCGCGTTTGACTTGTGGGGTCGACGGTAATGCGATGCATTCGGGGGGTAATTTGTTGCGTGTGGGTCGCTACGATCTTGTTACTTTCGAGCTTATAGTGGGCAATTTCGCTTTGGCCGGCTACAAAGAAACGCGTTGGATCGAACGGATCGCGGAGGATTTTCCAGGGATAAAAATTAGGTTCAGCCAGTATGGTAGCGATAGAGGCGCGTTCGGGGCGTTTTTCAACGCTTACAACGCCGTACAGACAGGCGGCTATCAGTTGGTCATTGACAACTTCCATGTCATAACAGCCATCGAGGGTATCGCTGCCCTGAACGACCCTGAAACGCGCCGTATTGTAAGCATCTCCAGGAATCAACTCATAGATGCCGGCAAAGCTAGAGGCAAACACGCTGCCGCGCCATCTCAATACCTGCGTGACGTGTCCAGATAGCCCTTCGTTCCAACTGAAAGTAGACCAATTACTTGTGGTTTCGAGCCGGACTACGCCGTCGCGCGAAGCCATCCACAAAGCAGATTCCCTATCTGCGTAAATATCGAGTATATCGTCATAAATAAGGGCGTTGTTCGTGTCGAAATACCGCAACAGCTGTAGCTGTGCATTCAACAGCGCAATCCCTTTGCCTTCAAAACGGATCACTATTTTTCCATCAGCAAGCCTACGTAACTGTCCGGCTTTTTCCATAAAAGGTGCATCCGTGGGCTGCGCTTCACACGTATAGCTGGAAGTACTGGAAGACGACGTTATGTTACATCGAAACAGGCCGTTACTGGAAAGCACAAGGAACTGATCTGGACCAAAAGAAATGATGTCCAGGATGTTTGTCAAAGGGTTCCCTTGTGGTAGGAGTTCAGCCAGCGTATCCTGGGCATCCAATGTGAAGAGCTGTTCGCCGGTGTATGTTAAAATTGATTCGCCCAATGGGAGGACACCGCGGACCAACCGCTTGGTTTTCCATACGTTTATGGTGTCATGTTGCAAGCGTAACAGCTTGGATCCAGTCAGGAAGAAAACACTTTCACCGATGGTGTACACCGAGTGGACATAAACAAATTCGTTGTAGTCTTCTGGTATTTTATCTACAAGCGAATGGTACTGCGGTGAGCCGGTTGAATCAGCGCCTAGGTAGCCTATTTCTTTGTATCCGCCAATATATACGGTGTTATTTTGGTCTATCGCAATCGCTCGAGCCATGGACCCTGGAAGAAGAACACGTTTCCAGGAGGATCCGTCATGGATGAGCAAACCGTCTGTGTTACCGACATAGATAATGCCCTGGTCGTCTTGTGAAATACTCCAGTTTTCCGAAGAAGCGCCGTACTTGGTGGTATCAAAAAAACGAAAAGGCAGCCGGCCCACTTCAGCCCAGCTATCTGCTTGCTGGGCTGAGGTTTCGGGCACACCAATCAGCATTATTGCGAATAAGACGTACAGGTAACAACAGGTTACGCGTCTCAGATTTAAGCTAAACCACATGGAGATCCAAACAATTGCGTACAGTCTGGGAATCGACTAAAGAAGCGATATAGTTAGGCTAGATAATGCAGCAGGTAAAAAGAAGGTACGGCCTTTTTTAAGGCTTGCGTAATCTAAATGGCTACTAAAGAGCAATCCAATAAACAGTAATCTACGTATCCCATCTTCCCTGATAGACGATGGCTGATTTGTGGGCGCTGGTTGTGCAATTGAGGTAACGTTGCCGGTTGGCGTGATTACACCTGAAACATCCCGTCTTCGTAAATCACCTGTTCAGAGCCATCAGCCAACACTGCGGTTACAGTCCGGTCTGCGGTGGACATAATGTCGGTATGCACAACCGAGTCGTTGAGGCCGAGACGCTTCCAGTCTTCTTTGGTGAGGGTGTTGGGGTCGCCGGCGTAGGCATCTTTGTACGCCATGCCTACTGCGATGTGTGTATTGCCAAATTCACCGCCCACATTTTCGTCATACAACGTATTTGCCATAAACCGCGTGATCCGGGAGTGGCGTTTGTCTGTAAGCGAAAATTCACCCACTTTGTCGGCGTCTTTCGTGGCAATCATCTCCTTCAATACAGCCTCGTTTCTTGTTGCCTTGCTGTTGACCACCAGCCCATCTTTAAATTCCAGCTCAATGCCTTCGATCAGATTGCCATAGCGGTACAGGGGCTGATTGAAGCGGATCCAGCCTTCGGTGCCCCGCCAATCAGGAGAGGTGAAGATTTCGTAGCTGGGGATATTTTGTCCGGTTGCAGCCAGCCACTTGCGCTGCTCACCGATGGAAATCCACAGGTCTGCATCTTCGCTTTTGACGTGCACTTTGCGGATATCGAGCGCATTGAGGCGGTCTTTTACGGCGTGGATTTCTTGTTGAAGATTTTTCCACGTGCTTACCGGGTCCTCTTCCCGCAAATAGCAGGCATCAATGATTTGCTCCCAGTAGGTCTCAAGCGACAAGCCGGCTTCTTTGGCCATGCCTTCGGTCGCATACAGCGCCAAGGTCCATGAAGCCTGTTTGGCATTTACTTTTTTGAAGAAGGTCTCACGGAAGTGCGAACGCGCAATGTTGCGCTGCATAATGAGCTTCGGGTCAATACCTTTAAGGTTGTGCGGATCTTCATCACTCAGTACCGTTAGCCGGTGGTCGATGGTATCGATGAGGGTGTCGTAATACGCTCGGGGGTAGAACTCACGCTGCGCCTGGTTGGCATGCTCGAAGAAGAAGCGTTCGAGGTTTGCGTCAGCAAGGTCATCGGGCAAGTAGAGCGGCATCACATGTCCGCCGGCACGAATGACGGCTTTGTACAGCGCGGCGTACAACAATTTTGCGCTGTCTTTAGCCACAATCTGGACGACATCGCCGGGTTTGATGCCTTTGCCATTGCCGAGGGCGTAGTTAACAAGGATGTTGGCGTAATTCTGTAAGATCTGGGTTGAAGGAGTGTACGACACGCTGTTTTCGATTTGAGTCTACTGAACAAGAATGCGGCTCAAACGAATACAGGCAACGCTTGTTCAATGCCGAAGCTAATCCCTCGTATCTGGTTTGATTCGCAGAATTTTACCGTCAACTTCATCGGTTAGCAGGTACAGGTATCCCGCCGGACTCTGTGCAATTTTACGGGCGCGTATCCTGGCATCTACAAAAAGTTCTTCTGTGCTTTTGATGGTTTGCTTTTCTATCCGAAACCGCCATAAACTGCCGCCGCTCAGGCCTGGGACGAGGAGGTCGTACTGCCATGCGGGGAATTCATCTCCGGTATAAAATACAGGGCCGGTTGGAGCAACCGTATGCCGCCAAAACCATTTGGGTGGGGTGAAGGTCTCGTTTTCCAGTACAGGTGGTTGATAATTGGGTGCCCGGTATCTACCCGTTGTTTGGATTGGCCAGCCATAATTGGCGCCGGCCTGCAGCAAATTGACTTCGTCTCCCTGGATGGTGCCATGCTCGGTAAACCAGATATTACCTGAAAGCGGATGCACAGCCAGGCCCTGTACGTTTCGGATACCATACGCATATGCGCCGGGCACTACCGATTGGGAAAAGGATGGGTTGTCTGCCGGAACAGTACCATCTGGATTGAAGCGATAGATCATCCCGCGGGTATCCGCAACGTCTTGTGCGTAGGGGAGGGCCGGCTGCCTAGCTTCTGAAAAAAGGCGGTCACCAACCGTAATATACAGTTTGCCATCTTGCCCAAACGTCATGCCGCCGCCGTAATGAAACGAGCCGTCGGAATAGGGTGAAGCCAGGAGTATTTGTTTGATGTTTGTAAGGCTGTCATCCTTGAGTTGCCCGCTGATTGCTCTGGTTGTTGTACCGCCTTCACCGCTCGCTACGTAAGTAAGAAAGATGCGCTGGTTGGTCGCAAACGCGGGATCGAGGACTACATCAAGCAGCCCTTCGTTAAACGTAGTTTTGAGGCCGGCTGCTATGCCTCTGGGGTAGTGCAACGACGTAGCATCTTCAACTTTGGTAACTGTAGAATCGGTACGATCAACAGGGATGCCCTGTACAATGGCGCGCTCTCCGGTTTGGAGATTCACCCGCAGCAAGTTGCCGTCTTTCTCTGTAACCAGGGCTTCGTTATCCGAAAGAAACGCGATGCTCCAGGGACGTTTTAAATCGTCCATTACCACTTCTTTAACGGGCCTGACCTTTTCGTTTGTAGAGGCTGGTGGTTGGCATCCCCAGAAAAGCAGGGGTAAGAGCAGAACAAGTTTATACATGGTATCGATTGCAAGCAGTTTCTAGGTACAAATGTAGCTGCAATATCGCGTTTGAGGTGATCCAGTTCTTTAACAATCGTGTTTATTGAAGCGAAAAAGAGGTGTTGGTTTGATGGTACGTTTAAGAACCGTCATGCTCAGCTTGACTGAGCATCCACAGGTATGTCTGATGGTTGCAGTCTTAAGAGTGATGGCTCCTTCCATACTGATGGATGCCCAATCGGGTTGGGCATGACGAAGGATAGGACTGTGAATAATCAAGCAGTGCCGTGCTGCTTCCGGTATTGGGAAGGGGTAAGGTTAAGCCGGGACTTGAAGGCCACATTGAAAGACGTCAGGTTGCCGAAGCCGCTATCAAAAGCAATGGTTGCAATTTTATCCTGCCGGCGCTCCGGATGGACCAGCAGAGCTTCGGCATGTGCGATCCGGTGTGCGTTGACAAATTCGGAAAAGTTCTTTTGCTCAACCTCATTGATGGCCTGCGACAAGCTGCGCGGTTTAACGTCGAGCATCGCAGCCACGGTATCGAGCGACGTAGCTGGATTCAGGTAAGGCATTTCTTCCTTAAAGAGCGCTTGGACCCTGGCAACAAGCTTTTTTGATGCACCGATGTCAACTTCAGACTGCGCGTATTTTTCCAGCGCAAAGTGGTGTTTCTTCAGGAAGAGAAACGAGAACAGGTAGATTAGCAATGAAAACGCGGTTGCACCGACCAGATAGAGCGGGACGAGTCCAATAAAAATGCCGGCATAGAGCATAAGAATCAGCGTGACGCCTGCAAGGATATTCCTATACCACGCAACAAGTGCCTTGCGTGCCACATCACGAACACGGTAACACAATCGCCACGACAAGCCAAGGTAGACCGCCAGATGCAGAAGTGTTGCCGTATAGAAGCCTAGTGAAGCAACATTCCCATTGTTAGGAATCAGTGCACAGCACGCTACAAACAACAGGAAGGGGAGCAGGTGCGCGAAGTGTGCGGCATGGAAGGTACTTGCTTTGTTGAAGAGGGTCTGCCCATAAAACCACAACGCCGGCCCCACCAGCAGAAACCCAGAAATGCCCAGATTCCGTGCCCAGGGGTCGAGTGGTCCGTGGTTCAGCAATACGGCTTTGCCAATGCGGATGGTCAGACCCAATAACACCAGGCCCAGCAATACGTTCGCCTTGCGATTTCCCGTTTTAAGCGTAAACAGGTAAACCATCAAAAACAAAGCTTGCGCTATGCCCAGAAATCCAAGGACCAAAATGGCGCTAGCATCCAACACGATAGCAACTCCCGAAAGGCAAAAAAACCTTCAACCTGTAACCTTCAACGCAAACCACTAAATCCTTCGGGATTTAGTGGTTTGCCATTTTCATTCAGCACCCAGGTACCGTGGCGGAATGGGTTGGCCTTCTTTCTCCACGTCCCAGATCACAGAGTTGATAATCCATTCGCCGTCTACTTTCAAGAGCTGAAAGCTGTTCACGCCGCGCTCACCAATTTCATCGGAGCCGTTGAAGTACGAGGCATAAGCGCTCATGCGATGGGCGACATTACCGAAGTATTCCGTTTTTCCACCCAGTTCAACTTCGCTGAACGACGAAATGGCACCACGGTCGATGGCACTCTTGTAGCTTTGAATAAACAATGTGATATCAAACGCTGCGAGGCTGTCGTAACGGAAGTTGTACATCGTTGCATTTGAAGTGAAGAGGGACGCCATGGCATCATAATCCGGCGTAGACCCTTCTTCAAACGAGAGGACCGCATAAGCATTGAGAACCGCCTGGTCAATGGCCATTTCTTCTTCAGAAACAGATTCAATAGCCGGCGTAGAGCCGTCTGTTGACGTGCATGCAGAAAGGATGATAAGGAGCAGGGGGAGAAAGTAGGCAATACGTTTCACAGCCTTGTTGGGTATGGGTTAAATGGGATGAAAAAGAGTGATACGTTGAAATATACGGGTAAAGTTACCCATAAACAGGGTCATTCGCAGTGGCCAGTTCAACGCAGTTTGCGCAGCACGCTTTGGGCTGCATAATACCCATTCATGCCGTGTACGCCGCCGCCGGGTGGGGTAGAAGCTGAGCAAAGGAAGAGATGCTCATTCGGCGTACTGTATGGATTCAATCGCGGAGCCGGACGAGTAAAAAGCTGAGAAATATCCGCAGCGCCGCCGGTCACTGCACCTCCAACATAATTGGAGTTGTAGGCCTCAAACGCAGAAGCATTCATGGTGTGCTCAGCCAGAATGGTGTCTTGAAATCCAGGTGCAAATCGCTCGATCTGGTTTTTGATAACCTGCCGCACATCCCTGTCCCCTCCATTGGGTACGTGACAATAGGCCCAGCACGTATGTTTGCCATCAGGTGCGCGGGTTTCATCAAAATGGCTTTGCTGCGCAATGAGCACGTAGGGTTTGTCGCTGTATTTGCCCTCCCAGATGACAGCTTCTGAAGCCTCAATCTCCTCAAATGTCCCGCCAACGTGTACGGTAGACGCTTTGAAACAGTTTGGATCTTTCCATGGGATGGGTTCACTGAGGGCAAGGTCGATTTTGAATACGCCAGGGCCGAAGTTATAACTGCGGAGCCGCTTTACGTAGCTCGCTGGCAAATGATCTTTAGCGATAGTAGCCAACTGCCATGGATCGGTATCGAACAGATATTTCCGGGCCGGGGGCAATTGATTAAAATGCTCAATCTTTGTTGATAGCTGAAGCGAGCCGCCAGCAGCCAGATAGCAATCGCGCAGCGCATCTGCAAGGGCTTGCGAGCCGCCTTTGGGGAACGGCCAATTGACCCCGTGGCCCGAAGCGAGGAATATGAGTCCCAGCGCAGTGGTGAAAAACTTATCGAAGGGCAGAATGCTATGCGCAGCACAGCCGGCGAACAACGCTTTGGCCCGTTGTTCTTTGAAGACTTTCCGTGCGTAAATAGAAGCCGGTATCAACGCCTGGGCACCAAAAAGCGTGAACAGTAGCGGAGACGCCGGCAGGCCGAGCGGTTTCATCATGTCCTGAAACAGGTCGTCTATCCGGTCAGCAAAAGGCTGCATGATGCGCCTGTACCGCTTACTGTCTGCCCCGAGTTGATCAGCAGTATACGCAACAGACTTGGCTAGAATCACAGCAGGCTCATCGTCCAGCGGGTGCGCTACAGAGACCTGGGGAAAGACCCACTCCAGTCCGAATTTCTCCAGCTCAAGTTGCTTGAAATACGGGGAGAGGTAGCCCATGGGGTGGACCGCTGAGCAAATGTCGTGCTTGTACCCTTCAAGGGTGAGTGGTGCCGTGCGCATGCCGCCGCCCACCGTTTCACCGGCTTCAAGGAGGAGGACCGATCTGCCGGCTTTTGCCAGGACGATGCCTGCACTCAGCCCATTAGGACCAGATCCAATAATGACCGCATCATACACTTTTTTCAAGGTGCCGGCTCAATCGAGTTGTTTTGGTGATGGGTACGACGCATTGAGTGTAAGATGTAACACTTCAGCTGCATAATGTAAAGTAGTGTATTCAGAGCCTCGAGGTTAGTACCATCACACAAAGCACTTTCATTCCTGAAGTTGATGTCTATCAATACACTGTTGATTGCGCAAGATTCAACCTAACTGTTCACAAAACAAATGTCGTTCACACCATTCAGGTTACGTTTTTACAGGTGAATCCTTTCAGGTAAATCTTCTATCTATCAGGCAGGTAGTAAATATATGATACTCAAGGCTTACTCTCGAACTGGCTTGTTTAGAGATAGTCTCGCTTTATGCATTTTATTACTTCTTTTCTGTCCCTCTTCCATTGGAGCGCAACACTTGCCGGCGTCTATGTATTTCGTCTTATTAATGGCACGCAACAGACTACTAAATTGACAACGCTGCTTAGATAGTCAGTGCAGAAGAATTTCCTAGTTGTCTGCTTGTCAGGCTTTGTTTTACTACGTGTAATGCAGCTCTAATCTTGCCATCTTTGTTAAGAGTTTAAGCCTTTCAGCCGATAGCTAAGTTATTAATATGTAATGACTTAACAATAAGGACCCACTAAAAAGCGCTTCCTCTATATGGATTGTGTTAAGAGAAGCGCTTCCTGTTCTGAAGACAGGATCCACCGAGAGGAAAAGCAGTTTCCAGGTTCGTTTTATGCCGCAGGTGCAGAAGGATTTGTGTGGGGGCTCATATAGGGCATAACACAACGCCGTTTGAGACTTGGGTATGGCCCAGGTCTTTTTTATTGGACACCTTTTGGGCAACCGCTGGATAACCCTTTTCCGCGCGCGATTTGCGCGGCTTTGTATATAGATTTTAGTAAGAGGAATACGTTGAACATTAGTAAGATTTTCGGCGATCGCCGGTATGGCCTGTCTCTTCCGAGCACAAAAACCCTGAAAGAGCAGTGGTTTTCGAATGTTAGAGCGG
This window contains:
- a CDS encoding nuclear transport factor 2 family protein, whose amino-acid sequence is MLNIKNTRARLLPCLLLVAIVLTGCHTTDKMVVEQQNAREAEVIKNKASIMAFYEKALTVNNETRPTAVLTPVLAEGYKSSSSVDSKGGEQLMGQLEFFWKIIPDLKWEPQQIVNEGDVYIVRSIATGSPNGDFMGVPTDGSKSFKILTIDMHTMKDGQFVSTHHVEDWVTAMQQLKPATPPVSEADQTMNVAMGFMESMGKGDMETMMGLMHDDMVWHNEGDASLPWIGNWVGKTVILEEFMPLFGENLKTLDWKTEDAISGGDTAAFFGTMVGLATKSNQKTKEFTWALRVKVKDGQVILWNWFEDSYEISRAYHGGN
- a CDS encoding aminopeptidase; protein product: MSYTPSTQILQNYANILVNYALGNGKGIKPGDVVQIVAKDSAKLLYAALYKAVIRAGGHVMPLYLPDDLADANLERFFFEHANQAQREFYPRAYYDTLIDTIDHRLTVLSDEDPHNLKGIDPKLIMQRNIARSHFRETFFKKVNAKQASWTLALYATEGMAKEAGLSLETYWEQIIDACYLREEDPVSTWKNLQQEIHAVKDRLNALDIRKVHVKSEDADLWISIGEQRKWLAATGQNIPSYEIFTSPDWRGTEGWIRFNQPLYRYGNLIEGIELEFKDGLVVNSKATRNEAVLKEMIATKDADKVGEFSLTDKRHSRITRFMANTLYDENVGGEFGNTHIAVGMAYKDAYAGDPNTLTKEDWKRLGLNDSVVHTDIMSTADRTVTAVLADGSEQVIYEDGMFQV
- a CDS encoding AraC family transcriptional regulator, with the protein product MKRDIVDLKFRHSEDRPYGIDIITIDERYQRHQARFATQSFPQRLDFFVLMYVTEGKGQHLIDFIPYDVAPDTLIIIGKNQVHQFSSQQTFDGHLIVFQEAVLQRALLNFDTAIASFLFDPINSSAYRLQDAQALQPDISRLIEEYQGPNDSEWLPIVCHQLGIIIHKTARFGQLSNADDQRLTCPPLLIEFSKLLEQHYTDHWTAIAYAEVLNISTKSLGALTKKHLDHTPKDVIDRRLLLEIKRQLAHSKLSVKEIAYKLGFEDPSNLNKFFKRRQAQTPSAFRTAVRRSI
- a CDS encoding ATP-binding protein, giving the protein MPETSAQQADSWAEVGRLPFRFFDTTKYGASSENWSISQDDQGIIYVGNTDGLLIHDGSSWKRVLLPGSMARAIAIDQNNTVYIGGYKEIGYLGADSTGSPQYHSLVDKIPEDYNEFVYVHSVYTIGESVFFLTGSKLLRLQHDTINVWKTKRLVRGVLPLGESILTYTGEQLFTLDAQDTLAELLPQGNPLTNILDIISFGPDQFLVLSSNGLFRCNITSSSSTSSYTCEAQPTDAPFMEKAGQLRRLADGKIVIRFEGKGIALLNAQLQLLRYFDTNNALIYDDILDIYADRESALWMASRDGVVRLETTSNWSTFSWNEGLSGHVTQVLRWRGSVFASSFAGIYELIPGDAYNTARFRVVQGSDTLDGCYDMEVVNDQLIAACLYGVVSVEKRPERASIATILAEPNFYPWKILRDPFDPTRFFVAGQSEIAHYKLESNKIVATHTQQITPRMHRITVDPTSQTRGSTRLWVVSDEAQIYHIDVSPEDEAWQEDLYHDFDKLDGRVQEFFFIDDTFYTASPHGLFGIKNPAQPHFEKEVQAGNQEAQYWGQDRDGNAWLVIDDQVRVVRGTEAGNLQISAHTAPERIEAIEAGTYNKEPSGTVWLGHLRGVVRINEAGMATQHQKPTLFLSEVSALRSDSVVFNGLVSNWTNHIFAYQENAIRFSYAAQIYDQPERVRYRVWLQGSDQGWSNWMPEPFKEYTNLPEGSYTFNVQAKNAVGIVSDKASFPFKVLPPWYRAQWAYALWILLSLGSLGLSIWLINRLQTQRLKARNAYLNQLVAEQTEEIRAQNATLEDAYHEVQQINTDLKQTNTALENRTAKLRQALAANKEILSITAHDLKNPLGGIIGLAEMIIQDIEAGVQATYESTIDNIPLLKEEAERMLEIIIALLDKHRQGEAPVLRLEKTALSDLVTTVVRWNMKQAGNKGINLHYVAKESITVNVDALAIQRVLDNYVSNAVKYSPSGANVWIEVTQLDLEDSTVTRVAVRDEGPGLTTDDQQKVFGKMQQLSAKPTGGEHSSGLGLFIVKQLVNAHGGEVGVESTHGNGATFWFTLPHAESAVYQPHLSPSH